One genomic region from Artemia franciscana chromosome 17, ASM3288406v1, whole genome shotgun sequence encodes:
- the LOC136037526 gene encoding piggyBac transposable element-derived protein 3-like — translation MSFAQALNFVLCPEDNSDLKDLSDEDEDPSVPSFLLPDPDNNPQEEEIEEEIESSRIEADDHNSEDDHEDVEIARQNATSSGTVASKPSKRWDLAWRKVDFVQPDAAWKDHLVVDQEMSGKTPLEFVRLFFDQGVVNHIRDQTKIYALQKDAKEFGVSSAKVECFLGILAFTGIVKMPSYRSYWSNETRYPVIADAMSRDRFEQIKKYLHFNDNLTQKPRGDPGHDKIHKVRPLIEMIRDNFMKIPPEEHQAVDEQIVPTKQRISLKQYNPKKPHKWGYKFISRAGESGFAYDFEMYTGKGLVDVSDLGVGADFVLRLARGIPKHKNYKLFFDNWSSSLDLAQTLSDQGILTLATVRANRLKGCALESDSKLKARGRGSYDWRVETQPNAIVVKWYDNKPVHFTNILCEGVQPLYGWCRSCRHVAGALQDRLQVTEQMVHEDLLLLV, via the coding sequence ATGTCATTTGCACAGGCTCTGAATTTTGTTCTTTGCCCGGAAGACAACTCCGACCTCAAAGATCTGTCTGATGAAGATGAGGACCCATCTGTTCCTAGTTTTCTCCTTCCTGATCCTGATAATAACCCGCAGGAAGAAGAGAttgaagaagaaatagaaagcaGTCGAATTGAAGCTGACGACCACAACAGTGAGGATGACCATGAGGACGTCGAGATCGCCAGACAAAATGCCACGAGCTCAGGCACTGTTGCTTCGAAACCAAGCAAACGATGGGACCTTGCTTGGAGAAAAGTGGATTTCGTCCAGCCAGATGCTGCGTGGAAGGATCATCTTGTCGTCGACCAAGAAATGAGTGGCAAGACACCCCTGGAATTTGTCAGGCTGTTTTTTGACCAAGGCGTGGTCAACCATATACGTGACCAAACGAAAATTTACGCTCTTCAAAAAGATGCCAAAGAATTTGGAGTTTCATCTGCCAAGGTGGAATGCTTCTTAGGGATCCTTGCATTCACAGGAATAGTGAAAATGCCGTCATACCGTAGTTACTGGTCAAACGAAACGCGCTACCCTGTAATAGCTGATGCCATGTCGCGTGACAGATTCGAGCAGATCAAAAAGTATCTTCATTTCAACGACAATCTTACCCAGAAACCACGAGGAGACCCTGGGCACGACAAGATCCACAAAGTTCGTCCTCTGATAGAGATGATCAGAGATAACTTTATGAAGATACCCCCAGAAGAACACCAGGCAGTAGACGAGCAAATTGTGCCGACAAAACAGAGGATTTCGTTGAAGCAGTACAATCCCAAGAAACCGCATAAGTGGGGTTATAAGTTCATCTCAAGGGCTGGGGAGAGTGGTTTCGCTTACGACTTTGAAATGTATACGGGTAAGGGGTTGGTTGATGTCAGTGACCTGGGAGTTGGAGCTGATTTTGTCCTGCGGCTTGCAAGAGGAATACCCAAGCACAAAAATTACAAGCTATTCTTTGACAATTGGTCCTCCTCATTAGACTTGGCACAAACACTAAGTGATCAGGGCATACTTACACTGGCCACAGTGAGGGCAAACAGGTTGAAAGGCTGTGCTTTGGAATCCGACAGCAAATTGAAAGCCCGAGGAAGAGGCTCTTACGACTGGCGAGTGGAAACGCAGCCGAATGCCATTGTGGTGAAGTGGTATGACAATAAGCCAGTCCACTTCACAAACATATTGTGTGAAGGAGTACAACCGCTTTATGGGTGGTGTAGATCTTGCCGACATGTTGCTGGAGCTTTACAGGATCGACTTCAAGTCACGGAGCAAATGGTACATGaggatcttcttcttcttgtttga